One window of Cupriavidus oxalaticus genomic DNA carries:
- a CDS encoding TetR/AcrR family transcriptional regulator, translated as MPATSSGLPATSSFPRIDTPSILQPPRQRRARETEQALLGAGRELLAKRDFAAVSVAQIAAACQVSVGAFYGRFRDKMAYFEALRALVMEETSASIDRYLAQERWEDVPTAVLLDKAARFMVLGTLANRGVMRASLRHASTKPEEWQPHRQNGEAIVERMVQLLVPRLSLPADIADLRVRFAMQAVFSVLVNAVLNDSGPLHLDDERMIPELSRMMAGYLGVTGNAQA; from the coding sequence ATGCCAGCGACGTCGTCCGGCCTTCCGGCCACCTCTTCCTTCCCCCGTATCGATACGCCCTCGATCCTGCAGCCGCCGCGGCAGCGGCGCGCGCGCGAGACCGAGCAGGCGCTGCTCGGCGCGGGCCGTGAACTGCTGGCGAAGCGCGATTTCGCCGCGGTTTCGGTGGCCCAGATCGCCGCTGCGTGCCAGGTGTCGGTGGGCGCTTTCTATGGCCGCTTCCGCGACAAGATGGCTTATTTCGAGGCATTGCGCGCGCTGGTGATGGAGGAAACCTCGGCATCGATCGACCGTTACCTCGCGCAGGAGCGCTGGGAAGACGTGCCGACCGCCGTACTGCTAGACAAGGCCGCGCGCTTCATGGTGCTGGGCACGCTGGCCAATCGCGGCGTGATGCGCGCTTCGCTGCGGCATGCCTCGACGAAGCCGGAAGAGTGGCAGCCGCACCGCCAGAATGGCGAAGCGATCGTCGAGCGGATGGTGCAGTTGCTGGTACCACGGCTGTCGCTGCCCGCGGATATCGCCGATCTGCGTGTGCGCTTTGCCATGCAGGCGGTCTTTAGCGTGCTGGTCAATGCGGTGCTGAACGATTCGGGGCCGCTGCATCTCGACGATGAGCGAATGATCCCCGAACTGAGCCGCATGATGGCGGGGTACCTCGGCGTCACAGGCAACGCCCAGGCCTGA
- a CDS encoding pyridoxamine 5'-phosphate oxidase family protein: protein MELPVWPHAGLPFHAGELAAQERAGKRERMAAAGARVIRGEMPAQHRDFYAQLPILLVGAVDAGGLPWASVLAGAPGFAYSPDATHLRIDSLPLPGDPLEQALEHGASVGLLGIELSTRRRNRMNGIIVARDQRGFTVEVEQSFGNCPRYIQLREGTMAQPGAPVPAWHGTVLDDAAAAWLRAADTLFIATSHAASPEEGAHTGGVDVSHRGGKPGFIRVDGNGTLTFPDFNGNNFFNTVGNLLQNPRAGLVVPDFAEGALLHVGGHAEVIWDGAELATFAGAERLVRLHVEQVMRRPSVLPMRWQLREYSPVLAATGAWPAA from the coding sequence ATGGAACTGCCCGTCTGGCCGCATGCCGGCCTGCCTTTCCACGCCGGGGAACTGGCCGCGCAGGAGCGCGCCGGCAAGCGCGAGCGCATGGCTGCGGCCGGCGCGCGCGTGATCCGCGGCGAAATGCCCGCACAGCATCGCGACTTCTATGCCCAGCTGCCGATCCTGCTGGTTGGCGCGGTCGATGCCGGTGGCTTGCCGTGGGCATCGGTGCTTGCCGGTGCGCCGGGGTTTGCATATAGCCCCGATGCCACGCACTTGCGCATCGACTCCTTGCCGCTGCCTGGCGATCCGCTGGAACAGGCCCTGGAGCACGGTGCGAGCGTTGGCTTGCTGGGCATCGAGCTGTCCACGCGCCGGCGCAACCGGATGAACGGCATCATCGTGGCGCGCGACCAGCGCGGGTTCACGGTCGAAGTCGAGCAGAGCTTCGGCAACTGCCCGCGTTATATCCAGCTGCGCGAAGGCACCATGGCACAACCGGGAGCTCCCGTGCCGGCATGGCACGGCACGGTGCTGGACGACGCCGCGGCAGCGTGGCTGCGGGCCGCCGATACGCTGTTCATTGCCACCAGCCATGCTGCCTCGCCGGAGGAGGGCGCGCACACCGGCGGCGTCGATGTATCGCACCGCGGCGGCAAGCCGGGTTTTATCCGCGTGGACGGCAATGGCACGCTCACCTTCCCGGATTTCAACGGCAACAACTTCTTCAATACCGTCGGCAACTTGCTGCAGAACCCACGCGCCGGGCTGGTGGTGCCCGATTTTGCCGAAGGCGCGCTGCTCCATGTCGGTGGCCATGCCGAAGTGATCTGGGACGGCGCCGAGCTGGCGACATTCGCCGGGGCGGAGCGGCTGGTGCGGCTGCATGTCGAGCAGGTGATGCGGCGCCCGTCGGTGCTGCCGATGCGCTGGCAGTTGCGCGAATACTCGCCGGTCCTGGCTGCCACCGGCGCGTGGCCGGCGGCCTGA
- a CDS encoding histidine phosphatase family protein translates to MATLFLVRHGQASFGAANYDCLSETGRQQARWLGEYFSERGLRFARVAAGNLVRQQDTAREILAAMGQPQAEIATHTGLNEYDGEALYRCHTGGADHRAHQNGDYNDYWRTFRAAYHAWTQDGLTDMTESWADFGARIAGALTQACEGTTREDAILVVSSGGAIGRATADLLGAPAATAIEMNLQFRNTAFCEIIVGRGVQRLLSFNNIPHLDRPERRSALTFA, encoded by the coding sequence ATGGCCACGCTTTTCCTCGTCCGCCACGGACAAGCCTCGTTTGGCGCCGCCAACTACGATTGCCTGTCGGAGACAGGCCGCCAGCAGGCGCGCTGGCTGGGCGAGTATTTCAGCGAGCGCGGCTTGCGCTTCGCACGCGTGGCCGCGGGCAACCTCGTGCGGCAGCAGGACACCGCGCGCGAGATCCTGGCCGCGATGGGCCAGCCGCAAGCGGAAATTGCCACGCATACCGGCCTGAACGAATATGACGGCGAGGCGCTGTACCGCTGCCACACCGGCGGCGCCGACCATCGCGCCCACCAGAACGGCGATTACAACGACTACTGGCGCACTTTCCGCGCCGCCTACCATGCCTGGACCCAGGATGGGCTGACCGACATGACGGAAAGCTGGGCCGATTTCGGCGCGCGCATTGCCGGCGCGCTGACGCAAGCCTGCGAAGGCACCACGCGCGAAGACGCCATCCTCGTGGTCAGCTCCGGCGGCGCCATCGGCCGCGCCACGGCCGACCTGCTCGGCGCCCCCGCGGCCACTGCCATCGAAATGAACCTGCAGTTCCGCAATACCGCGTTCTGCGAAATCATCGTCGGCCGCGGCGTGCAGCGCTTGCTGAGCTTCAACAATATCCCGCACCTGGACCGGCCGGAACGCCGCAGCGCGCTGACCTTCGCCTGA
- a CDS encoding LysR family transcriptional regulator → MCGAMDKLRAMQTFVRIVDAGSLTAAAATLHTSLPAVVRTLAALESELQVRLLNRTTRRLSLTGEGRSYLDSCRRILATIDEVEAGLTASHVEPSGQLTLTAPVLFGQMYIAPAVTRFVQRYPRVRCRMEFTDRVVNLLEEELDVGVRIGPLADSTLVAQPVGHIRRVVVATPAYLRKHGTPRHPDDLARANCVRFTGNAAHWWTFQENGKPFQVQVTGNLEFNQTAPAVAACAEGAGFGNFLSYQVAQLVQARKLRIVLETFEQPAWPLSLIYPHARLLPARTRAFIDWMRDDLGPRFR, encoded by the coding sequence ATGTGTGGCGCCATGGACAAGCTTCGAGCCATGCAGACCTTCGTGCGCATCGTCGACGCGGGCAGCCTGACTGCCGCCGCGGCGACGCTGCACACTTCCCTGCCCGCGGTGGTGCGCACACTGGCCGCGCTCGAGTCCGAGCTGCAGGTGCGGCTGCTCAACCGCACCACGCGGCGGCTGTCCCTGACCGGCGAGGGGCGCAGCTACCTGGACAGCTGCCGGCGCATCCTGGCCACCATCGATGAAGTCGAGGCCGGCCTGACCGCCAGCCATGTCGAGCCCAGCGGCCAGCTCACGCTGACCGCGCCGGTGCTGTTCGGGCAGATGTATATCGCGCCGGCAGTCACGCGCTTCGTGCAGCGCTATCCGCGCGTGCGCTGCCGCATGGAATTCACCGACCGCGTGGTGAACCTGCTGGAAGAAGAACTCGACGTCGGCGTACGCATCGGCCCGCTGGCGGATTCGACCCTGGTGGCGCAGCCGGTCGGCCATATCCGGCGCGTGGTGGTGGCCACCCCCGCCTACCTGCGCAAGCATGGCACGCCGCGCCATCCCGACGACCTCGCGCGCGCCAATTGCGTGCGCTTCACCGGCAATGCCGCGCACTGGTGGACGTTCCAGGAAAACGGCAAGCCGTTCCAGGTGCAGGTGACGGGCAACCTCGAATTCAACCAGACCGCGCCGGCCGTGGCCGCTTGCGCGGAAGGCGCCGGCTTCGGCAATTTCCTGTCGTACCAGGTGGCGCAACTGGTGCAGGCGCGCAAGCTGCGCATTGTGCTGGAGACGTTCGAGCAGCCCGCCTGGCCGTTGTCGCTGATCTATCCGCATGCGCGCTTGCTGCCGGCGCGCACGCGCGCCTTTATCGACTGGATGCGCGACGACCTCGGTCCGCGCTTTCGCTGA
- a CDS encoding VIT1/CCC1 transporter family protein: MRHLIRRPSGNALRAAVLGVNDGLVSSFCLVMGLEGAAATREAVILAGLAGLTAGACSMALGEWLSVTNSREMNNKRLRDMAQQIAHDTARARQRLVAVLSGKGMPPADAERAADEIMRDPRAMLDMVFGSL; the protein is encoded by the coding sequence TTGCGCCACCTCATCCGCCGACCCAGCGGCAATGCGCTGCGCGCGGCGGTGCTTGGCGTCAACGACGGCCTCGTCTCCAGCTTCTGCCTGGTGATGGGGCTGGAGGGCGCGGCCGCCACGCGTGAAGCCGTGATCCTGGCAGGGCTCGCCGGCCTGACCGCGGGTGCCTGCTCGATGGCACTGGGCGAATGGCTGTCGGTCACCAACAGCCGCGAGATGAACAACAAGCGGCTGCGCGACATGGCGCAACAGATCGCGCACGATACCGCCCGCGCGCGGCAGCGGCTGGTGGCGGTGCTGTCTGGCAAAGGCATGCCTCCGGCGGATGCGGAACGTGCCGCCGACGAGATCATGCGCGATCCGCGCGCCATGCTCGATATGGTATTCGGCTCGCTCTGA
- a CDS encoding glutathione S-transferase family protein: MQAASHPAEPRVPLVLYRSPLSGHAHRAELFLSLLGLPYRLVDVDLRGGEQHREPFLRLNPFGQVPVLDDNGAVIGDSNAILVYLATRYDDGRWLPRDPVGAARVQRWLSVAAGEIAFGPAAARLGVLFGRPVPLDDAIARAQRLFVLMESLLAEQPFLAASHATLADVAAYSYIARAEEGNVPLAPYPALNAWLRRIEALPGFVPMIVSRPGRAA; this comes from the coding sequence ATGCAAGCCGCCAGCCATCCCGCCGAGCCCCGCGTTCCGCTCGTCCTTTATCGCTCGCCGCTCTCGGGCCACGCCCATCGCGCCGAACTGTTCCTGTCGCTGCTGGGACTGCCGTACCGGCTGGTCGACGTCGACCTGCGCGGCGGCGAACAGCATCGCGAGCCGTTCCTGCGGCTCAATCCCTTCGGGCAGGTGCCGGTGCTGGACGACAACGGCGCGGTGATCGGCGATTCGAACGCGATCCTGGTCTACCTGGCCACGCGCTATGACGATGGCCGCTGGCTGCCGCGCGACCCGGTCGGAGCCGCGCGCGTGCAGCGCTGGCTGTCGGTGGCCGCCGGGGAAATCGCCTTCGGCCCCGCCGCGGCGCGCCTGGGCGTGCTGTTCGGCCGGCCGGTGCCGCTGGACGACGCCATCGCCCGCGCGCAGCGCCTGTTCGTGCTGATGGAATCCCTGCTGGCCGAGCAGCCGTTCCTGGCAGCCAGCCATGCCACGCTCGCCGACGTCGCCGCCTACAGCTACATCGCCCGCGCCGAAGAAGGCAACGTGCCCCTGGCGCCGTATCCCGCACTGAACGCGTGGCTGCGCCGCATCGAGGCGCTGCCCGGCTTCGTGCCGATGATCGTATCCCGGCCCGGCAGGGCTGCCTGA
- a CDS encoding 3'-5' exonuclease family protein, with the protein MPDMPTYLPSRMPADGKHFADALALAAALSRPIVFVDLETTGADAQRDRITEIGVVEVGPDGITEWDTLLDPGMGIPPFIQRMTGISDEMVRGQPTFESLAEPLAERLQGRLFVAHNARFDYGFLKNAFRRAGVTFRADVLCTVRLSRSLYPSVERHGLDALIARFGLTPKGRHRALADAELLWQFWQKIHDTYSVELVEAAVRTLVRRASLPAGLDETALEDVPAAPGVYIFYGDDDVPLYVGKSVHLRQRIGAHFSGDYRYGKDMRLARLVRRVEWRETGGETGALLLEARLVKTMQPVHNQLLRSNARLYAWELPPQLPVPRLRTSRDTDFCRHRDLFGAFGSRGAAEARLRALAEEHGLCMATLSLEKTTPQGNPCFARQVHRCAGACVGAEPAAAHRARLATALAPLALVPWPFDGPVAWREEHAGRTWWHVANDWCYLGCSLTLDEARALAVAPAHFDLDTYHILAPRMAQWMPETVPLPVASLFELTPPAKPQEQDVLRPVRATAATAPRRPARAAGQQALDLFAD; encoded by the coding sequence ATGCCGGATATGCCCACTTACCTGCCGTCGCGCATGCCCGCGGACGGCAAGCACTTTGCAGACGCCCTCGCGCTCGCCGCGGCGCTGTCGCGCCCGATCGTCTTCGTCGACCTCGAAACCACCGGCGCCGATGCCCAGCGGGACCGGATCACCGAGATCGGCGTCGTCGAGGTCGGCCCGGACGGAATTACCGAATGGGATACCTTGCTGGACCCCGGCATGGGGATCCCGCCGTTTATCCAGCGCATGACCGGCATCTCCGACGAGATGGTGCGTGGCCAGCCGACGTTCGAGTCACTCGCCGAGCCACTTGCCGAGCGCCTGCAGGGCCGGCTTTTCGTAGCCCATAACGCACGCTTCGATTATGGCTTCCTGAAGAACGCATTCCGCCGCGCCGGCGTTACGTTCCGTGCGGATGTGCTGTGCACGGTACGCCTGTCGCGCTCGCTGTACCCGTCGGTGGAACGCCATGGTCTCGATGCGCTGATCGCCCGCTTTGGCCTGACGCCTAAGGGGCGGCACCGCGCCCTGGCCGATGCCGAGCTGCTTTGGCAGTTCTGGCAGAAGATCCACGACACCTATTCGGTCGAGCTGGTCGAGGCCGCGGTGCGCACCCTGGTGCGTCGCGCCAGCCTGCCGGCTGGCCTGGACGAGACCGCGCTGGAAGACGTGCCCGCCGCTCCCGGTGTCTATATCTTCTACGGCGATGACGACGTCCCGCTGTATGTAGGCAAGAGCGTGCACCTGCGCCAGCGCATCGGTGCCCATTTCTCGGGCGACTACCGCTACGGCAAGGATATGCGGCTGGCGCGGCTGGTGCGCCGGGTCGAGTGGCGCGAGACCGGCGGCGAGACCGGCGCGCTGTTGCTCGAGGCCAGGCTGGTCAAGACGATGCAGCCTGTCCACAACCAGCTGCTGCGCAGCAATGCCCGGCTCTACGCATGGGAGCTGCCGCCGCAGTTGCCGGTGCCGCGCCTGCGCACCAGCCGCGATACCGATTTCTGCCGGCATCGCGATCTGTTCGGCGCCTTTGGCAGCCGCGGTGCGGCCGAGGCGCGCCTGCGTGCGCTGGCCGAAGAGCACGGCTTGTGCATGGCCACGCTGTCGCTGGAAAAGACCACGCCGCAAGGCAACCCGTGCTTCGCGCGGCAGGTACACCGCTGCGCCGGCGCCTGCGTCGGCGCCGAGCCGGCCGCCGCGCATCGCGCGCGCCTGGCCACCGCACTGGCGCCGCTGGCACTGGTGCCGTGGCCATTTGACGGTCCGGTGGCATGGCGCGAGGAGCATGCCGGACGCACGTGGTGGCATGTCGCCAACGACTGGTGCTATCTGGGCTGCTCACTCACGCTGGACGAGGCCCGCGCGCTGGCCGTTGCGCCGGCGCACTTCGACCTGGACACCTACCATATCCTCGCCCCGCGCATGGCGCAGTGGATGCCGGAAACGGTCCCGCTGCCGGTAGCGAGCCTGTTCGAGCTGACCCCGCCGGCGAAGCCGCAGGAGCAGGATGTACTGCGGCCGGTGCGTGCTACCGCGGCGACCGCCCCACGCAGGCCAGCCCGCGCGGCCGGTCAGCAAGCCCTGGATCTGTTCGCGGACTGA
- a CDS encoding acetyl-CoA C-acetyltransferase — protein sequence MAEAYIVAAARTAGGRKGGKLSGWHPADLAAQVLDALVERTGADPALVEDVIMGCVSQVGEQAGNVARNAILASRLPESVPGTSVDRQCGSSQQALHFAAQAVMSGAMDIVIAAGVESMTRVPMGLSSQLPAKNGFGVPKSPGVEARYPGVQFSQFTGAEMIARKYNLSREQLDAYALLSHQRAAAATRAGRFNAEIVPVEVRTAEGANGEMHTADEGIRYDATMDSIGAVKLIAEGGRVTAASSSQICDGAAGLLVVNEAGLKKLGVKPLARVHHMTVIGHDPVVMLEAPLPATMHALKKAGLSINDIDLFEVNEAFAPVPLAWLQATGADPERLNVHGGAIALGHPLGGSGAKLMTTLVHALHTHGKRYGLQTMCEGGGLANVTIVERL from the coding sequence ATGGCAGAGGCATATATCGTCGCCGCGGCACGGACCGCCGGCGGGCGCAAGGGCGGCAAGCTGTCGGGCTGGCATCCGGCCGACCTCGCCGCGCAGGTGCTCGATGCGCTGGTCGAGCGCACCGGCGCCGATCCCGCGCTGGTCGAAGACGTCATCATGGGCTGCGTCAGCCAGGTCGGCGAGCAGGCTGGCAACGTGGCGCGCAACGCCATCCTCGCGTCGCGGCTGCCTGAAAGCGTGCCGGGCACGTCGGTCGACCGCCAGTGCGGGTCGTCGCAGCAGGCGCTGCACTTTGCCGCACAGGCGGTGATGTCGGGCGCGATGGACATCGTGATCGCGGCCGGCGTGGAAAGCATGACACGCGTGCCGATGGGCCTGTCGTCGCAGTTGCCGGCCAAGAACGGCTTCGGCGTGCCCAAGAGCCCGGGCGTCGAGGCGCGCTACCCCGGCGTGCAGTTCAGCCAGTTCACCGGCGCCGAGATGATTGCGCGCAAGTACAACCTGTCGCGCGAGCAGCTCGATGCCTACGCGCTGCTCAGCCACCAGCGCGCCGCGGCAGCGACCAGGGCGGGCCGCTTCAACGCCGAGATCGTGCCGGTCGAAGTGCGCACCGCCGAGGGCGCCAACGGCGAAATGCATACCGCGGACGAAGGCATCCGCTATGACGCCACGATGGACAGCATCGGCGCGGTCAAGCTGATCGCCGAAGGCGGGCGCGTGACCGCTGCCTCGTCGAGCCAGATCTGCGACGGCGCCGCCGGCCTGCTGGTGGTCAACGAGGCTGGCCTGAAGAAGCTCGGCGTCAAGCCGCTGGCGCGCGTGCACCATATGACCGTAATCGGCCACGACCCGGTGGTGATGCTCGAAGCGCCGCTGCCGGCGACCATGCACGCGCTGAAGAAGGCCGGCCTGAGCATCAACGACATCGACCTGTTCGAAGTCAACGAAGCTTTCGCACCGGTGCCGCTGGCCTGGCTGCAGGCAACGGGCGCCGATCCGGAGCGCCTCAACGTGCATGGCGGCGCGATTGCGCTGGGCCATCCGCTGGGCGGCTCGGGCGCCAAGCTGATGACGACGCTGGTGCATGCGCTGCATACGCACGGCAAGCGCTACGGCCTGCAGACCATGTGCGAAGGCGGCGGGCTGGCCAACGTGACCATCGTCGAACGCCTGTAA
- a CDS encoding nitrate reductase, with protein MNLSDIPVVSATLTTTTATTCPYCGVGCGVRATVRADGQVEIEGDAQHPSNQGRLCVKGSALGETVDLEGRLLHPKLRDADGQLQPVSWDRALDTVAQGFSDIIRRHGPDSVALYVSGQLLTEDYYVANKLMKGFIGSANIDTNSRLCMSSAVAGHKRAFGEDLVPGSYEDLELADLVVLVGSNTAWCHPILFQRLSKAKEARPEMKIVAIDPRRTATCELADLHLAVRPGTDVWLFNGLLSYLAREGHTDAAFISASTAGLDEALQAAAVDCSDPAAVARACKLGVQDVLDFYALFAGTEKTVTAFSQGVNQSSAGTDKVNSIINCHLLTGRIGRPGMGPFSLTGQPNAMGGREVGGLANMLAAHMELANPLHRDVVQSFWQSPVMADRTGLKAVELFEAIEAGRVKAVWVIATNPVVSLPDADQVRRALARCELVVASDIIERTDTNAAAHVLLPALGWGEKDGTVTNSERRISRQRAFLAAPGEARADWHILCDVARRMGFNGFDYAGPHEIFDEHARLSAWRNDDAPRVFDIGGLAGLDKTSYDSLEPIQWPVPANGGSDSQRLFGDGRYAHADGLARFVATPTRAPANAPDDDFPLILNTGRVRDQWHTMTRTGKSARLADHLPEPFVDMHPQDALLCGVGEGKLARVSTRWGAMVARVRHGGGIPRGSVFVPIHWNGQFSSDARVGALVNPVVDPVSGEPEFKHTPVRVEPFGVSWHGFVLSRRELPAEALTYWTRVQGRQFQRYEFAGREVVSERATWARELLGVQDPEADWLEYEDRTAGVYHAGYVVNDKLEACVYVSTRPELPSRSWLSGLFGRERLEDADRIGLLLGQPMEKGADAGPTVCSCFGVGRNTICDAVRKHDLKTPAEITACVKAGGNCGSCVPELKKLLVEIRVVEVA; from the coding sequence GTGAACCTGTCCGACATCCCGGTTGTATCTGCAACCCTGACCACTACCACCGCCACGACCTGCCCGTACTGCGGCGTCGGCTGCGGCGTGCGTGCCACGGTGCGCGCCGACGGCCAGGTCGAGATCGAGGGTGACGCACAGCATCCGTCCAACCAGGGCCGGCTCTGCGTCAAGGGCTCGGCACTGGGCGAGACCGTGGACCTGGAAGGCCGCCTGCTCCATCCCAAGCTGCGCGATGCCGACGGCCAGCTGCAGCCGGTGTCGTGGGACCGTGCGCTCGATACCGTGGCGCAGGGCTTCAGCGACATCATCCGCCGCCACGGCCCCGACTCGGTCGCGCTCTATGTCTCGGGCCAGTTGCTGACTGAGGACTACTACGTTGCCAACAAGCTGATGAAGGGGTTCATCGGCAGCGCCAATATCGACACCAACTCGCGCCTGTGCATGTCGTCGGCCGTTGCCGGCCACAAGCGCGCCTTTGGCGAAGACCTGGTGCCGGGCAGCTATGAAGACCTGGAACTAGCCGACCTGGTCGTGCTGGTGGGTTCCAATACCGCGTGGTGCCACCCCATCCTGTTCCAGCGCCTGAGCAAAGCCAAGGAAGCCCGCCCCGAGATGAAGATCGTGGCGATCGACCCGCGCCGCACCGCCACCTGCGAGCTGGCCGACCTGCACCTGGCGGTTCGTCCCGGTACCGACGTCTGGCTGTTCAATGGCCTGCTCAGCTACCTCGCGCGCGAAGGCCATACCGATGCGGCCTTCATCTCCGCAAGCACCGCGGGACTGGATGAAGCGCTGCAGGCGGCCGCCGTCGATTGCTCCGACCCGGCCGCCGTGGCCCGCGCCTGCAAGCTCGGCGTGCAGGACGTGCTGGACTTCTATGCGCTGTTCGCCGGCACGGAAAAGACCGTGACCGCGTTCTCGCAAGGCGTCAACCAGTCTTCCGCTGGCACCGACAAGGTCAACAGCATCATCAATTGCCACCTGCTGACCGGCCGCATCGGCCGGCCCGGCATGGGCCCGTTCTCGCTGACCGGTCAGCCCAATGCCATGGGCGGGCGCGAGGTCGGCGGCCTGGCCAACATGCTGGCCGCGCATATGGAGCTGGCCAATCCGCTGCATCGCGATGTGGTGCAGAGCTTCTGGCAGTCGCCAGTAATGGCGGACCGCACCGGCCTGAAAGCGGTGGAGCTCTTCGAAGCGATCGAAGCCGGCCGCGTCAAGGCGGTCTGGGTGATCGCCACCAATCCCGTCGTCAGCCTGCCAGATGCCGACCAGGTGCGCCGCGCACTCGCCAGGTGCGAACTGGTGGTGGCCAGCGACATCATCGAACGCACCGATACCAACGCGGCCGCGCACGTGCTGCTGCCCGCGCTGGGCTGGGGTGAAAAGGACGGCACCGTCACCAACTCGGAACGCCGCATTTCGCGCCAGCGCGCCTTCCTGGCCGCGCCGGGCGAAGCGCGCGCCGACTGGCACATCCTCTGCGACGTGGCACGCCGCATGGGCTTCAATGGGTTCGACTATGCCGGGCCGCACGAGATCTTCGACGAGCACGCGCGGCTGAGCGCCTGGCGCAACGACGACGCGCCGCGCGTTTTCGACATCGGCGGACTGGCTGGCCTGGACAAGACCAGCTACGACAGCCTGGAGCCGATTCAATGGCCGGTGCCAGCCAATGGCGGATCCGACTCGCAGCGCCTGTTCGGCGATGGCCGCTATGCGCACGCCGACGGCCTGGCCCGCTTCGTCGCCACGCCGACGCGCGCACCCGCCAATGCACCGGACGACGATTTCCCGCTGATCCTCAACACCGGCCGCGTGCGTGACCAGTGGCACACCATGACGCGCACCGGCAAGTCGGCACGGCTCGCAGACCACCTGCCCGAGCCCTTTGTCGACATGCACCCGCAGGATGCGCTGCTGTGCGGTGTGGGCGAAGGCAAGCTGGCGCGTGTCAGCACCCGCTGGGGCGCGATGGTGGCGCGCGTGCGTCATGGCGGCGGCATCCCGCGCGGCAGCGTATTCGTGCCGATTCACTGGAATGGCCAGTTCAGTTCCGATGCGCGCGTTGGCGCGCTGGTCAATCCGGTGGTCGATCCGGTTTCGGGCGAGCCGGAGTTCAAGCACACGCCAGTGCGGGTCGAGCCGTTTGGTGTCAGCTGGCACGGGTTCGTGCTGAGCCGGCGAGAACTGCCTGCGGAGGCGCTGACCTACTGGACCCGCGTGCAGGGCCGTCAATTCCAGCGCTATGAGTTTGCTGGCCGCGAAGTCGTCTCCGAGCGTGCCACCTGGGCGCGCGAGTTGCTCGGCGTGCAAGATCCGGAAGCGGACTGGCTCGAATACGAGGACCGTACTGCGGGCGTTTATCACGCTGGCTATGTCGTCAACGACAAGCTCGAAGCCTGCGTCTATGTGTCGACCCGGCCCGAGTTGCCGTCGCGGTCGTGGCTGTCAGGCTTGTTCGGTCGCGAGCGGCTGGAAGATGCGGATCGTATCGGATTGCTACTCGGCCAGCCGATGGAAAAAGGTGCTGATGCCGGGCCGACGGTTTGCTCGTGCTTTGGCGTGGGGCGTAACACCATCTGCGATGCAGTGCGGAAGCACGATCTGAAGACGCCGGCTGAGATCACCGCCTGCGTCAAGGCTGGTGGCAACTGTGGGTCTTGCGTGCCTGAGCTTAAGAAGTTGTTGGTGGAGATACGGGTGGTTGAGGTGGCATGA